From the genome of Ignavibacteriota bacterium, one region includes:
- a CDS encoding patatin-like phospholipase family protein — MPDLSRLYSDPTLQSLRAECAAVTTGTAVSDVVEYRDGRTLQYVDLVMEGGGMLGIALLGYVHALESAGIRFLSVGGASAGSILSLLLAACADRGEEKTPGLVDAVFGMNLASFVDGDDDARDVSLLLARADVGRLEAVWKGLQVIDNITGDIGLNPGDAFCDWLDRLLRGYGTPTLADLETRLQRNPANLSLRGTGESLAGIRSELGIVAADLSTETKAVFPAMAPLYWADPQRVSPALFVRASMSIPFFFLPFRVHGVSKIPDVAARWSHIASYEGEIPDTTVFADGGLMSNFPISLFHAPGVPVAPTFGVKLGARGRRVHESISPLSYGANLFNAMRHYADFDFIARNPDYKHLLGYIDTRGHNWLNFFMGEEEKWTLFRKGMTAGLSFLRSFKWEEYKQVRADLEARKSEGRES, encoded by the coding sequence ATGCCGGACCTTTCGCGTTTGTATTCCGATCCCACTCTCCAATCACTTCGTGCGGAATGCGCCGCAGTGACCACCGGGACTGCAGTGTCCGATGTGGTTGAATATCGCGACGGCCGCACGCTTCAATACGTGGATCTTGTGATGGAAGGCGGCGGCATGCTGGGCATCGCGCTACTGGGCTATGTGCACGCGCTCGAATCCGCCGGGATCCGCTTCCTGTCGGTCGGAGGCGCATCGGCGGGATCCATCCTGTCGCTGCTGCTTGCCGCCTGCGCCGATCGCGGCGAGGAGAAAACGCCTGGGCTTGTCGATGCGGTGTTCGGCATGAACCTCGCCTCGTTTGTTGACGGCGACGACGATGCGCGCGATGTGAGTCTGCTCCTCGCGCGGGCGGACGTGGGCCGCCTCGAGGCCGTGTGGAAGGGTCTGCAAGTCATCGACAACATCACGGGGGATATCGGGTTGAATCCGGGCGACGCCTTTTGTGACTGGCTCGACAGGTTGCTGCGCGGATACGGGACCCCGACACTCGCGGATCTTGAAACGCGGCTGCAGCGGAATCCGGCGAACCTCTCGCTGCGCGGCACCGGTGAATCACTCGCGGGCATCCGGAGCGAACTGGGCATTGTGGCGGCGGATCTGAGCACCGAGACCAAGGCCGTGTTCCCTGCCATGGCGCCATTGTACTGGGCCGATCCGCAGCGTGTCTCCCCGGCGTTGTTTGTGCGTGCCTCGATGTCGATCCCTTTTTTCTTTCTCCCGTTCCGCGTGCACGGTGTCTCGAAGATTCCCGACGTAGCCGCCCGCTGGTCGCATATCGCCTCGTATGAAGGTGAGATTCCCGATACAACCGTGTTCGCCGACGGCGGACTCATGTCCAACTTCCCGATCTCCCTCTTCCATGCGCCCGGTGTGCCAGTCGCGCCGACGTTCGGTGTGAAACTCGGCGCCCGCGGTCGCCGTGTGCATGAGAGCATCTCGCCGCTCTCCTACGGCGCGAACCTGTTTAACGCCATGCGCCACTACGCCGATTTCGATTTCATCGCGCGCAATCCGGACTACAAACACCTCCTCGGATACATCGACACCCGCGGTCACAACTGGCTCAATTTTTTTATGGGCGAGGAAGAAAAGTGGACGCTGTTCCGGAAGGGCATGACCGCCGGACTTTCCTTCCTGCGTTCGTTCAAATGGGAGGAGTACAAACAGGTCCGCGCAGACCTCGAAGCCCGCAAGTCGGAGGGCAGGGAATCGTGA